In the Tribolium castaneum strain GA2 chromosome 1, icTriCast1.1, whole genome shotgun sequence genome, one interval contains:
- the LOC103313170 gene encoding uncharacterized protein LOC103313170 isoform X4 encodes MEKPWGVLGLFTGLLLCALCNGLPINLENTVADSHTQLLTGLVAVLLTVCSVVFLAGCLCCQRRKGFKDEEKEFRDSPVVASAASNLDHGHVNPVANGEFTIFTPLSPPHQNNNVFLANQQIITRTQEDYIFGDVDVSSWFNGTETDFPRIKLKYIKEIGKGWFGRVVEGAAQDIDSEQKWTPVVVRILEATASKRERVVFLHDASIYRCGSHPNILKLIGRCLDTIPLLLLQEYCPQGDLKNYLRQNKPTADKLLSTEYPLVWCCQLSSALKFLHENRLSHPDLAARNCQLTSNLTLKLGDYGLAVLQYPEDYYLGAAGVSVRWCAPESLSYTSTTIEPKTVTLEANIWSFAVTMWEICECGEQPYSSLTDDEVISQVLGSQKVRLSRPRFQMLYNDYIFRLMQLCWTTSESRPAMSQIDLMLGDLLQVYKNTNLTKLEPPISMNDFDKRWESFKPNSIVKTDNQITDNADLDLDDSQIVTSKPLSPSLNNLHGSLDNLLTSNVQMESWLENVATRTGDMSYVRGLSDAIKDLDNAIALENSTSSESSPKIQFRLGPFGDKPQIAESPHESLNDSVQRPSSGSETEEENWKKKIERGAYSEKVRQKSRSVADLMVLTHIDQSESESETPLPSLDYRTNYRNVRYAPKQNLESCGLMFGSEGNLLSVQETFQEELKKLQEERRDSLLFVPENSSQNSDSVSCIAGSSSGFFLQELSEIKPANQVFNVFNVTIDKYSPVRLNLDELINFKEDQFEVPKLADIIKSNSELVDHLKNSDFGSEVMYDSGVEGDKVESTESLRNIIFEPEHITAKPHDGAVYQVQKLVDLIQDNDELMDYIIARYETESVGRMTDSLDSLETPSNELIAKNDCINTTKEFLSREINSHSDIEEPKVAFDLSDSQDEAMPNSLTHSTPFGKKHELTSRDTFSSLNLFQDEKINDSSNLYSLETWDNFLGKALDSQSESQDEMFDSFSSEPQSLLFIANESEQGDKNATFVKEKAVDVDDINVELETDVNGGGWFLHPQSGDVSGEMVVPTNAGGDSYVGFNVDDEIMAAIRTELLNKLPQAQGGSNGVVQDEEEWDSVERNEVFLRYNVYNTPLSPIPEESLLEDNSYTPRQQESDDEDSDWSDQCEREVLPHELESHSAQTLESPVHPERLHRHTPSQDSCCSNDTLFNLEELTCGVNDSERDNNSPTPRISECESQTGEEQQVANNAMIHDINNDSNIGALNDKTTTTEKDSDNSASGCRTSETVKESVEMKQTIEFLAREREHDCSKTSEESNSESTTDHLLPFVTKQVAPLPSPEDNPWKQLPASLLSYDKVMLLPSPEAVEKNNTEENLYVNVPQNNCESSEFENVENLDDYYNEADYVNIVNLENSKNSAEFINNKQINVVIEDASERSSPDYVNNDLIINDDDDNEHDIFGVLTDIRFSGPSDSQMMSTSFSESNDLNDEQDWDSGSDTRSSSSGEFIWKEGEHEESLKALRAAPQDVLEDIHPMEGIQEETSSESSGSDDDGESPEFVPSAWDKYAIPAKSALRSPEKTLEKTDKKKAKGVWFKKQKYHCVYEYPREPESPVLHSFDLWKPQPDYSSFDGDPGLDDEFFISSSAKPFDMISGLSSQFFPGNWTDLSKTTENATPDSGVEDITPAGFTEGEFTAQFRTVKPLKQLASEAVKRSKKVEETRNHDMLGGLRHTRNRLKLDLPPSPSAFTSSKMFSIEPVIDPVINREKPTFTTFGKSRFLVQHVDTPPDDEVSKSKNVSFEALPYKPIQKHIIKEDFETSREKGKVESVRGEASLLDSADEDSGIESSTLERKLTNPV; translated from the exons ATGGCACCGAAACCGATTTTCcgcgaattaaactaaagTACATAAAAGAAATTGGCAAAGGCTGGTTTGGAAGA gtCGTTGAAGGCGCAGCCCAAGACATCGATAGCGAGCAAAAATGGACACCTGTAGTGGTTCGCATTTTGGAAGCCACAGCTTCGAAGAGAGAACGTGTCGTGTTTTTACACGACGCGTCCATTTATCGATGTGGTTCACatccaaatattttaaaattaattgggaGATGTTTGGATACGATCCCACTTTTGCTATTGCAAGAATATTGCCCGCAA gGTGATCTTAAAAATTACCTAAGGCAAAATAAACCGACCGCTGATAAGTTACTATCAACGGAATATCCCCTGGTTTGGTGTTGCCAACTGAGTTCGGCTCTAAAATTCCTCCATGAAAATAGATTGAGTCATCC ggATTTAGCGGCGAGAAATTGTCAGCTCACTTCAAATCTAACGTTAAAATTGGGTGATTATGGCCTAGCTGTTCTCCAATATCCGGAGGATTATTATTTGGGAGCGGCGGGTGTTTCAGTGAGATGGTGTGCACCAGAATCGTTATCTTACACTTCCACGACAATTGAGCCCAAGACTGTTACACTGGAAGCTAATATTTGGTCATTTGCTGTTACAATGTGGGAAATTTGCGAATGTGGGGAACAACCTTATTCTTCTTTGACTGATGATGAGGTCATTTCGCAAGTTTTGGGGTCACAGAAAGTCAGATTAAGCAGGCCTAGGTTTCAAATGCTCTACAATGATTACAT TTTCCGCTTAATGCAACTTTGTTGGACAACCAGCGAATCACGTCCAGCCATGTCCCAGATCGACCTAATGCTGGGCGACCTCCTCCAAGTCTACAAAAACACGAACTTAACCAAACTTGAGCCACCCATTTCAATGAACGATTTCGACAAGCGTTGGGAGTCGTTTAAACCGAACAGCATCGTCAAGACTGACAACCAAATTACGGACAATGCTGATCTGGACTTGGACGATTCCCAAATCGTCACTTCAAAACCCCTATCACCCAGCTTAAACAACTTGCACGGTTCCCTCGACAACTTACTCACTTCGAACGTGCAAATGGAATCATGGCTAGAAAACGTCGCCACTCGAACCGGCGACATGTCATACGTTCGGGGCCTTTCGGACGCCATCAAGGACCTGGACAACGCTATAGCGCTGGAAAACAGCACTAGTTCCGAATCGAGTCCGAAAATCCAGTTCAGACTTGGCCCCTTCGGGGACAAGCCCCAAATAGCCGAATCACCCCACGAGAGTTTGAACGATAGTGTCCAAAGGCCCAGCAGTGGTAGCGAGACCGAGGAGGAAAACTGGAAGAAGAAAATCGAACGGGGGGCTTATTCGGAAAAAGTGCGTCAGAAATCGCGTTCGGTCGCCGATTTGATGGTCTTGACGCACATCGACCAATCAGAGTCCGAGTCCGAAACACCTTTGCCTAGTTTAGACTATCGAACGAATTATAGAAATGTTCGATACGCGCCTAAGCAAAATCTAGAGAGTTGTGGTTTGATGTTCGGTAGTGAAGGTAATCTCCTAAGTGTGCAAGAAACGTTCCAGGAAGAATTGAAGAAATTGCAAGAGGAACGAAGAGATAGTCTGCTTTTTGTACCTGAAAACAGTAGTCAAAATAGTGATAGTGTCTCGTGTATAGCGGGGAGTTCGAGCGGTTTTTTTCTGCAAGAGTTGAGCGAGATCAAGCCTGCGAATCAAGTGTTCAATGTGTTCAATGTTACCATAGATAAGTACAGTCCGGTGCGCTTGAATCTGGACGAACTTATCAATTTCAAAGAGGACCAGTTCGAGGTCCCAAAACTGGCCGATATTATCAAAAGCAATAGTGAACTTGTCGACCATTTGAAGAATTCCGATTTTGGAAGCGAGGTCATGTACGATTCGGGCGTTGAAGGCGATAAAGTTGAGTCAACTGAATCACTCAGaaatatcatttttgaacCCGAACATATCACGGCAAAGCCACACGATGGCGCTGTTTATCAAGTGCAGAAGCTGGTCGATCTGATCCAAGATAACGATGAGTTAATGGACTATATTATCGCACGGTACGAGACCGAAAGTGTCGGTCGGATGACCGACAGTTTAGACAGTCTTGAGACGCCTTCCAATGAACTAATCGCGAAAAATGATTGTATTAACACAACCAAAGAGTTTCTAAGCCGGGAGATCAACAGCCACAGCGATATAGAAGAGCCAAAGGTGGCGTTCGACCTAAGTGACAGTCAAGATGAAGCAATGCCTAACAGTTTAACTCACTCAACACCGTTTGGGAAAAAACACGAGTTAACTTCCCGTGACACGTTCTCTAGCTTGAATCTGTTCCAAGACGAGAAAATCAACGATTCTTCAAATCTCTACTCGTTAGAAACGTGGGATAATTTCCTTGGAAAAGCACTTGACAGTCAGAGTGAATCCCAAGACGAAATGTTTGATAGTTTTTCGTCTGAGCCGCAAAGTTTGTTGTTTATCGCAAACGAGTCGGAGCAAGGCGATAAAAACGCGACGTTTGTGAAGGAGAAGGCTGTTGATGTTGATGATATTAATGTGGAGTTGGAGACGGATGTGAATGGTGGAGGTTGGTTCCTTCATCCACAGTCTGGGGATGTTTCTGGGGAGATGGTGGTGCCCACGAATGCGGGTGGTGATAGTTATGTTGGGTTTAATGTGGATGATGAAATCATGGCGGCGATTAGGACCGAGCTTTTGAATAAGTTGCCGCAGGCTCAG GGTGGTTCCAATGGGGTTGTTCAGGATGAGGAGGAGTGGGATTCGGTGGAGAGGAATGAGGTGTTTTTGAGGTATAATGTTTACAATACGCCGTTATCGCCAATTCCGGAGGAAAGTCTGCTTGAGGATAATTCTTATACACcaag gCAACAGGAAAGCGATGACGAAGACAGCGATTGGTCGGACCAATGCGAACGCGAAGTTTTACCACACGAGCTGGAAAGTCACTCAGCCCAAACTCTCGAAAGTCCAGTTCATCCCGAACGTCTCCACAGACACACACCCAGCCAGGATTCCTGTTGTTCAAACGACACTCTCTTCAACTTGGAAGAGCTCACATGTGGCGTTAATGACTCAGAAAGGGACAATAATTCCCCAACCCCTCGAATCTCCGAATGTGAATCACAAACCGGCGAGGAACAACAGGTAGCAAACAACGCGATGATTCATGACATAAACAATGACTCAAACATTGGAGCCTTAAATGACAAAACTACAACAACGGAGAAAGATAGTGATAATTCGGCAAGTGGGTGCAGAACAAGTGAGACAGTGAAAGAAAGTGTTGAGATGAAACAAACGATTGAGTTTCTGGCACGTGAAAGAGAACACGATTGTTCCAAAACCAGCGAAGAATCCAATTCGGAATCGACAACTGATCATCTTTTACCGTTTGTTACTAAGCAGGTGGCACCACTGCCATCGCCTGAGGACAACCCCTGGAAACAATTACCGGCGTCTTTGTTGAGTTACGATAAGGTAATGTTGTTACCATCGCCTGAAGCCgttgaaaaaaacaacacgGAAGAAAATCTCTACGTTAACGTTCCGCAAAATAATTGCGAATCGAGCGAATTCGAAAATGTGGAGAATTTGGATGATTATTACAACGAGGCTGATTATGTGAATATAGTGAATTTAGAAAATAGCAAAAACTCGGCTGAATTTATcaacaataaacaaattaacgTCGTGATTGAAGATGCAAGTGAGCGGAGTAGTCCCGACTATGTTAATAATGATCTGATTattaatgatgatgatgataatgaacATGATATTTTTGGGGTTTTAACCGATATTAGGTTTAGTGGACCAAGTGATAGTCAAATGATGTCGACATCATTTAGCGAAAGTAATGATTTAAATGATGAGCAAGATTGGGATAGTGGTTCGGATACGAGGTCTAGTTCAAGTGGAGAGTTTATCTGGAAG GAGGGTGAGCACGAAGAGTCTCTCAAGGCCTTACGCGCTGCCCCACAAGATGTG TTGGAAGATATTCACCCCATGGAAGGCATACAAGAAGAAACTTCAAGTGAGAGTAGCGGGAGTGATGATGATGGTGAAAGTCCCGAATTCGTCCCATCAGCTTGGGACAAGTATGCAATACCTGCCAAATCTGCACTGAGATCTCCAGAGAAAACACTCGAAAAGACTGATAAA aaaaaagcaaaaggtgtgtggtttaaaaaacaaaaatatcattGTGTTTATGAATATCCGAGAGAACCCGAAAGTCCAGTACTCCACAGTTTTGATTTGTGGAAGCCACAGCCCGATTATAGTTCCTTTGACG GCGACCCAGGCCTGGACGACGAATTTTTCATAAGTAGCTCAGCCAAACCCTTCGACATGATCAGTGGCTTAAGTTCCCAGTTCTTCCCCGGAAATTGGACCGATTTGAGCAAAACCACCGAAAATGCGACCCCGGACAGTGGCGTGGAAGATATCACACCGGCCGGTTTTACAGAGGGCGAATTTACCGCCCAGTTTAGAACCGTAAAACCACTGAAGCAACTAGCTTCCGAAGCAGTGAAACGAAGCAAAAAGGTTGAAGAAACAAGAAATCATGACATGTTGGGCGGTTTGAGACACACGAGAAATCGGCTAAAGCTTGATTTACCGCCGAGTCCAAGCGCGTTCACTTCGAGTAAAATGTTTAGTATTGAACCGGTCATTGACCCGGTTATTAACCGGGAAAAACCGACGTTTACAACGTTCGGGAAAAGTCGGTTTTTGGTACAACATGTCGATACGCCACCGGATGACGAAGTGAGCAAAAGTAAAAACGTTTCGTTTGAAGCGTTACCTTATAAACCAATCCAGAAACATATAATTAAGGAAGATTTCGAAACGAGTCGAGAGAAAGGTAAGGTGGAAAGTGTGCGTGGCGAAGCCAGCCTACTAGATAGTGCCGATGAAGACAGTGGGATTGAGTCAAGCACTCTGGAACGAAAACTGACTAACCCTGTTTAG
- the LOC103313170 gene encoding uncharacterized protein LOC103313170 isoform X1, translating to MEKPWGVLGLFTGLLLCALCNGLPINLENTVADSHTQLLTGLVAVLLTVCSVVFLAGCLCCQRRKGFKDEEKEFRDSPVVASAASNLDHGHVNPVANGEFTIFTPLSPPHQNNNVFLANQQIITRTQEDYIFGDVDVSSWFNGTETDFPRIKLKYIKEIGKGWFGRVVEGAAQDIDSEQKWTPVVVRILEATASKRERVVFLHDASIYRCGSHPNILKLIGRCLDTIPLLLLQEYCPQGDLKNYLRQNKPTADKLLSTEYPLVWCCQLSSALKFLHENRLSHPDLAARNCQLTSNLTLKLGDYGLAVLQYPEDYYLGAAGVSVRWCAPESLSYTSTTIEPKTVTLEANIWSFAVTMWEICECGEQPYSSLTDDEVISQVLGSQKVRLSRPRFQMLYNDYIFRLMQLCWTTSESRPAMSQIDLMLGDLLQVYKNTNLTKLEPPISMNDFDKRWESFKPNSIVKTDNQITDNADLDLDDSQIVTSKPLSPSLNNLHGSLDNLLTSNVQMESWLENVATRTGDMSYVRGLSDAIKDLDNAIALENSTSSESSPKIQFRLGPFGDKPQIAESPHESLNDSVQRPSSGSETEEENWKKKIERGAYSEKVRQKSRSVADLMVLTHIDQSESESETPLPSLDYRTNYRNVRYAPKQNLESCGLMFGSEGNLLSVQETFQEELKKLQEERRDSLLFVPENSSQNSDSVSCIAGSSSGFFLQELSEIKPANQVFNVFNVTIDKYSPVRLNLDELINFKEDQFEVPKLADIIKSNSELVDHLKNSDFGSEVMYDSGVEGDKVESTESLRNIIFEPEHITAKPHDGAVYQVQKLVDLIQDNDELMDYIIARYETESVGRMTDSLDSLETPSNELIAKNDCINTTKEFLSREINSHSDIEEPKVAFDLSDSQDEAMPNSLTHSTPFGKKHELTSRDTFSSLNLFQDEKINDSSNLYSLETWDNFLGKALDSQSESQDEMFDSFSSEPQSLLFIANESEQGDKNATFVKEKAVDVDDINVELETDVNGGGWFLHPQSGDVSGEMVVPTNAGGDSYVGFNVDDEIMAAIRTELLNKLPQAQGGSNGVVQDEEEWDSVERNEVFLRYNVYNTPLSPIPEESLLEDNSYTPRQQESDDEDSDWSDQCEREVLPHELESHSAQTLESPVHPERLHRHTPSQDSCCSNDTLFNLEELTCGVNDSERDNNSPTPRISECESQTGEEQQVANNAMIHDINNDSNIGALNDKTTTTEKDSDNSASGCRTSETVKESVEMKQTIEFLAREREHDCSKTSEESNSESTTDHLLPFVTKQVAPLPSPEDNPWKQLPASLLSYDKVMLLPSPEAVEKNNTEENLYVNVPQNNCESSEFENVENLDDYYNEADYVNIVNLENSKNSAEFINNKQINVVIEDASERSSPDYVNNDLIINDDDDNEHDIFGVLTDIRFSGPSDSQMMSTSFSESNDLNDEQDWDSGSDTRSSSSGEFIWKEGEHEESLKALRAAPQDVLEDIHPMEGIQEETSSESSGSDDDGESPEFVPSAWDKYAIPAKSALRSPEKTLEKTDKKKAKGVWFKKQKYHCVYEYPREPESPVLHSFDLWKPQPDYSSFDDWELDGTDPCLPADNQDDCDFTQNYFQAKPNRNLNLYQLSSITDFNSSDPGLDDEFFISSSAKPFDMISGLSSQFFPGNWTDLSKTTENATPDSGVEDITPAGFTEGEFTAQFRTVKPLKQLASEAVKRSKKVEETRNHDMLGGLRHTRNRLKLDLPPSPSAFTSSKMFSIEPVIDPVINREKPTFTTFGKSRFLVQHVDTPPDDEVSKSKNVSFEALPYKPIQKHIIKEDFETSREKGKVESVRGEASLLDSADEDSGIESSTLERKLTNPV from the exons ATGGCACCGAAACCGATTTTCcgcgaattaaactaaagTACATAAAAGAAATTGGCAAAGGCTGGTTTGGAAGA gtCGTTGAAGGCGCAGCCCAAGACATCGATAGCGAGCAAAAATGGACACCTGTAGTGGTTCGCATTTTGGAAGCCACAGCTTCGAAGAGAGAACGTGTCGTGTTTTTACACGACGCGTCCATTTATCGATGTGGTTCACatccaaatattttaaaattaattgggaGATGTTTGGATACGATCCCACTTTTGCTATTGCAAGAATATTGCCCGCAA gGTGATCTTAAAAATTACCTAAGGCAAAATAAACCGACCGCTGATAAGTTACTATCAACGGAATATCCCCTGGTTTGGTGTTGCCAACTGAGTTCGGCTCTAAAATTCCTCCATGAAAATAGATTGAGTCATCC ggATTTAGCGGCGAGAAATTGTCAGCTCACTTCAAATCTAACGTTAAAATTGGGTGATTATGGCCTAGCTGTTCTCCAATATCCGGAGGATTATTATTTGGGAGCGGCGGGTGTTTCAGTGAGATGGTGTGCACCAGAATCGTTATCTTACACTTCCACGACAATTGAGCCCAAGACTGTTACACTGGAAGCTAATATTTGGTCATTTGCTGTTACAATGTGGGAAATTTGCGAATGTGGGGAACAACCTTATTCTTCTTTGACTGATGATGAGGTCATTTCGCAAGTTTTGGGGTCACAGAAAGTCAGATTAAGCAGGCCTAGGTTTCAAATGCTCTACAATGATTACAT TTTCCGCTTAATGCAACTTTGTTGGACAACCAGCGAATCACGTCCAGCCATGTCCCAGATCGACCTAATGCTGGGCGACCTCCTCCAAGTCTACAAAAACACGAACTTAACCAAACTTGAGCCACCCATTTCAATGAACGATTTCGACAAGCGTTGGGAGTCGTTTAAACCGAACAGCATCGTCAAGACTGACAACCAAATTACGGACAATGCTGATCTGGACTTGGACGATTCCCAAATCGTCACTTCAAAACCCCTATCACCCAGCTTAAACAACTTGCACGGTTCCCTCGACAACTTACTCACTTCGAACGTGCAAATGGAATCATGGCTAGAAAACGTCGCCACTCGAACCGGCGACATGTCATACGTTCGGGGCCTTTCGGACGCCATCAAGGACCTGGACAACGCTATAGCGCTGGAAAACAGCACTAGTTCCGAATCGAGTCCGAAAATCCAGTTCAGACTTGGCCCCTTCGGGGACAAGCCCCAAATAGCCGAATCACCCCACGAGAGTTTGAACGATAGTGTCCAAAGGCCCAGCAGTGGTAGCGAGACCGAGGAGGAAAACTGGAAGAAGAAAATCGAACGGGGGGCTTATTCGGAAAAAGTGCGTCAGAAATCGCGTTCGGTCGCCGATTTGATGGTCTTGACGCACATCGACCAATCAGAGTCCGAGTCCGAAACACCTTTGCCTAGTTTAGACTATCGAACGAATTATAGAAATGTTCGATACGCGCCTAAGCAAAATCTAGAGAGTTGTGGTTTGATGTTCGGTAGTGAAGGTAATCTCCTAAGTGTGCAAGAAACGTTCCAGGAAGAATTGAAGAAATTGCAAGAGGAACGAAGAGATAGTCTGCTTTTTGTACCTGAAAACAGTAGTCAAAATAGTGATAGTGTCTCGTGTATAGCGGGGAGTTCGAGCGGTTTTTTTCTGCAAGAGTTGAGCGAGATCAAGCCTGCGAATCAAGTGTTCAATGTGTTCAATGTTACCATAGATAAGTACAGTCCGGTGCGCTTGAATCTGGACGAACTTATCAATTTCAAAGAGGACCAGTTCGAGGTCCCAAAACTGGCCGATATTATCAAAAGCAATAGTGAACTTGTCGACCATTTGAAGAATTCCGATTTTGGAAGCGAGGTCATGTACGATTCGGGCGTTGAAGGCGATAAAGTTGAGTCAACTGAATCACTCAGaaatatcatttttgaacCCGAACATATCACGGCAAAGCCACACGATGGCGCTGTTTATCAAGTGCAGAAGCTGGTCGATCTGATCCAAGATAACGATGAGTTAATGGACTATATTATCGCACGGTACGAGACCGAAAGTGTCGGTCGGATGACCGACAGTTTAGACAGTCTTGAGACGCCTTCCAATGAACTAATCGCGAAAAATGATTGTATTAACACAACCAAAGAGTTTCTAAGCCGGGAGATCAACAGCCACAGCGATATAGAAGAGCCAAAGGTGGCGTTCGACCTAAGTGACAGTCAAGATGAAGCAATGCCTAACAGTTTAACTCACTCAACACCGTTTGGGAAAAAACACGAGTTAACTTCCCGTGACACGTTCTCTAGCTTGAATCTGTTCCAAGACGAGAAAATCAACGATTCTTCAAATCTCTACTCGTTAGAAACGTGGGATAATTTCCTTGGAAAAGCACTTGACAGTCAGAGTGAATCCCAAGACGAAATGTTTGATAGTTTTTCGTCTGAGCCGCAAAGTTTGTTGTTTATCGCAAACGAGTCGGAGCAAGGCGATAAAAACGCGACGTTTGTGAAGGAGAAGGCTGTTGATGTTGATGATATTAATGTGGAGTTGGAGACGGATGTGAATGGTGGAGGTTGGTTCCTTCATCCACAGTCTGGGGATGTTTCTGGGGAGATGGTGGTGCCCACGAATGCGGGTGGTGATAGTTATGTTGGGTTTAATGTGGATGATGAAATCATGGCGGCGATTAGGACCGAGCTTTTGAATAAGTTGCCGCAGGCTCAG GGTGGTTCCAATGGGGTTGTTCAGGATGAGGAGGAGTGGGATTCGGTGGAGAGGAATGAGGTGTTTTTGAGGTATAATGTTTACAATACGCCGTTATCGCCAATTCCGGAGGAAAGTCTGCTTGAGGATAATTCTTATACACcaag gCAACAGGAAAGCGATGACGAAGACAGCGATTGGTCGGACCAATGCGAACGCGAAGTTTTACCACACGAGCTGGAAAGTCACTCAGCCCAAACTCTCGAAAGTCCAGTTCATCCCGAACGTCTCCACAGACACACACCCAGCCAGGATTCCTGTTGTTCAAACGACACTCTCTTCAACTTGGAAGAGCTCACATGTGGCGTTAATGACTCAGAAAGGGACAATAATTCCCCAACCCCTCGAATCTCCGAATGTGAATCACAAACCGGCGAGGAACAACAGGTAGCAAACAACGCGATGATTCATGACATAAACAATGACTCAAACATTGGAGCCTTAAATGACAAAACTACAACAACGGAGAAAGATAGTGATAATTCGGCAAGTGGGTGCAGAACAAGTGAGACAGTGAAAGAAAGTGTTGAGATGAAACAAACGATTGAGTTTCTGGCACGTGAAAGAGAACACGATTGTTCCAAAACCAGCGAAGAATCCAATTCGGAATCGACAACTGATCATCTTTTACCGTTTGTTACTAAGCAGGTGGCACCACTGCCATCGCCTGAGGACAACCCCTGGAAACAATTACCGGCGTCTTTGTTGAGTTACGATAAGGTAATGTTGTTACCATCGCCTGAAGCCgttgaaaaaaacaacacgGAAGAAAATCTCTACGTTAACGTTCCGCAAAATAATTGCGAATCGAGCGAATTCGAAAATGTGGAGAATTTGGATGATTATTACAACGAGGCTGATTATGTGAATATAGTGAATTTAGAAAATAGCAAAAACTCGGCTGAATTTATcaacaataaacaaattaacgTCGTGATTGAAGATGCAAGTGAGCGGAGTAGTCCCGACTATGTTAATAATGATCTGATTattaatgatgatgatgataatgaacATGATATTTTTGGGGTTTTAACCGATATTAGGTTTAGTGGACCAAGTGATAGTCAAATGATGTCGACATCATTTAGCGAAAGTAATGATTTAAATGATGAGCAAGATTGGGATAGTGGTTCGGATACGAGGTCTAGTTCAAGTGGAGAGTTTATCTGGAAG GAGGGTGAGCACGAAGAGTCTCTCAAGGCCTTACGCGCTGCCCCACAAGATGTG TTGGAAGATATTCACCCCATGGAAGGCATACAAGAAGAAACTTCAAGTGAGAGTAGCGGGAGTGATGATGATGGTGAAAGTCCCGAATTCGTCCCATCAGCTTGGGACAAGTATGCAATACCTGCCAAATCTGCACTGAGATCTCCAGAGAAAACACTCGAAAAGACTGATAAA aaaaaagcaaaaggtgtgtggtttaaaaaacaaaaatatcattGTGTTTATGAATATCCGAGAGAACCCGAAAGTCCAGTACTCCACAGTTTTGATTTGTGGAAGCCACAGCCCGATTATAGTTCCTTTGACG ACTGGGAACTAGACGGCACTGACCCTTGCCTCCCTGCCGATAACCAAGACGATTGCGATTTTACCCAAAATTACTTTCAAGCCAAACCTAATCGAAACCTAAATTTGTACCAACTGAGTAGCATAACAGACTTTAATTCAA GCGACCCAGGCCTGGACGACGAATTTTTCATAAGTAGCTCAGCCAAACCCTTCGACATGATCAGTGGCTTAAGTTCCCAGTTCTTCCCCGGAAATTGGACCGATTTGAGCAAAACCACCGAAAATGCGACCCCGGACAGTGGCGTGGAAGATATCACACCGGCCGGTTTTACAGAGGGCGAATTTACCGCCCAGTTTAGAACCGTAAAACCACTGAAGCAACTAGCTTCCGAAGCAGTGAAACGAAGCAAAAAGGTTGAAGAAACAAGAAATCATGACATGTTGGGCGGTTTGAGACACACGAGAAATCGGCTAAAGCTTGATTTACCGCCGAGTCCAAGCGCGTTCACTTCGAGTAAAATGTTTAGTATTGAACCGGTCATTGACCCGGTTATTAACCGGGAAAAACCGACGTTTACAACGTTCGGGAAAAGTCGGTTTTTGGTACAACATGTCGATACGCCACCGGATGACGAAGTGAGCAAAAGTAAAAACGTTTCGTTTGAAGCGTTACCTTATAAACCAATCCAGAAACATATAATTAAGGAAGATTTCGAAACGAGTCGAGAGAAAGGTAAGGTGGAAAGTGTGCGTGGCGAAGCCAGCCTACTAGATAGTGCCGATGAAGACAGTGGGATTGAGTCAAGCACTCTGGAACGAAAACTGACTAACCCTGTTTAG